Below is a genomic region from Leishmania mexicana MHOM/GT/2001/U1103 complete genome, chromosome 20.
TTGCGAGAACGGAAGAGGTGACACATCACGAAAAAGGGAAGGCGAGGGGGGCGGCGAAACGCCACCAGTGGGGTGGGTGGCTAGGTGGGGAAAGGGCTTGCGGCAGCAGTAGATTTGTCAAGCGCGCAGTGCTCGGGTGTTTGATGTGCGTTCGCATCCCGGCGCTTGTGTGATTCTCTGCCTTGTGATGAGCCGCGTCCCGTTCATGTTGGCCGATTGCGCGTTGCGCACATCCGTGGCCGTCGAGGGACGTCTTCTCTGCTCGCTGAGACACACCCGAAAGGGACCGTTCCACGTTCGTACATTCACTTCGAACTAGAACTCGGTACATTTTCTTTCTTCCCCCGTTTCTGCTCACCTTTCTCGTGtgcttctcccccctcgtTCTCTCGTGCGTATTTTCTTTTTATTCCCCGTGTATGGGATTTGTGTCAGACGGTAACGGCAGAGTTTTGCACACCCGTCCTTCTCTGAAAGGGAGCTGCGGACGCTCACCACTGAGTCGACGCTGTGCGCCCGTTGTATTGGCTTTGAATCAGCTTCTACACGAACGCACGCGTACAAGACTTCGGACGGACATGGGGAGGCCATGCTTGTCATTGAAGGAACGAATGGCCCACTCTTTAGCGTAGCTAAGTCGGCGGCCGCCATCGCGTACTTGTCGACGCACTACCCTCAGTGCAAAAAGCGCGGCTCTGGGTGGCAGCTGAGCGTCGAAGAAGTCAGCCTGCTTCAATCCCAGCTGCGGCGGACCGACGGCGTGCATTTTGCGTCTGCGGACACAAAGGAGCAGTTTGAGGTACTCCGCAAGAGATACGCACGAGACTGTGTCGTGTACGCCGCTCTCACCATAGACCACGGCTACAGGCTCCGCCATGGAAGCCAGTTTGGCGCCAACTACATCGGCTACCAGGATGTGGGGACGCACGGCGAGTGCCTGTTGTTCACTGGGCCGCTCGCTGAGCTTGAACAAGTGCGGGCCGTGCGCATCGCGCGAAGTGTGGGGAAGCGGGCGATGTTGGTGACCCTGCAAGAGGGCGACAGCGGCTGCTCACCCACCGTTACTGTGACGGACCTCATGGCTGATTCTTTCACCGACCTCCGACGTCCGCACAAGTCATGCCGAAACGAGTAGGGGCGGCGCGTGGGGACTGCGCGACGCACTGGAGCGTATGTGTCGATGTCTAGCATTCACTcaactcctccccctccccccgcacaAACACATACACTCGGTGTATGTCCTAATGCATCTTCCTAGCAGCCAATATGCGGGACTTTTCGAACCCATTTGTTCTCTGCTAATCCGCTCTGTGTTTGCTtgtgtcgtggtggtggagggatCCTCGGTGCCTTTTCCCCTCGAGATGCCGCGAATTGTTGCCTGCTATGCAACGAAACATGACACCTTTTTCGTCTTGTGGGCGTGGTGCTCCTGTGCTGCGCGTCGGTAGCGGACGGACTGGAGATGATagcggcgagagagacaagggCTGTGGTGCACTACTCGTGCTACTCTTCCTTAGCCTAGCGCACTCAAGGGCAACACACAACATGCACAGCGTGGCCATGCTCACAGCGTTTTGGGCGGTGACTAAGCAACACGGCCTGAACTCTTGAATGTGGACGGCATCGTGGCGGTATTGGAGCCCCCCAGCCGTGGTGCACTCTGCGCTCACGCCTCTCGCCGCACTCCCCCTTTGTGCGTTTACAAGGAATGCACCCGTACCCTGCTccagcctctctctctgtcacCTCTCACCACTCTCCTCCTGCCCGCCTGCCTCACCCCTTTTTCTGCCTCGCCTGACTTTTTATGGTTTCGTTTTGGTCGTCTGGGCGGGGTGCTTCCACCCCTGCCCGCTCGCTGTCCCGCTCACCTCCACTCCTCCCCTTACCTCTCTGATCCTTTCACAACGGATGCCATTGCCCGCAGTGCGAAAAGAGAACACCAAGGACAATGTCCTGCCCTCGCGTTCAGTACCGCCGTCGCATGCACTATGCCACTCGTGGCAACCGCATGAAGATGGTCCGCACCCCGGGCAACAAGCTTGTGATGCAGAAGCGCTCGAAGCGCTCGCAGGGTATCCACACCCCGTGGGTGCTCGGCCACAAGCGCCTTGGTGGCACcaaggcgctgcgccacatcgacgcccgcctcgcctcccgCCACGAGAAGAGCGTGTCCCGCGCGTACGGTGGTGTGCTGAGCCACGATCAGGTCCGCGACCGCGTCGtgcgcgccttcctcgtggaggagcagcgcatcgtCAAGCAGGCGCTCAAGGAGCACAACAAGATGAAGCTCTCGCATAAGCGCACCGCGAAtaagaagaagagcaagcaGTCGAAGAAGGAGGCCATCACCAAGAAGATCTCCACCAAGACGGTTTCCAAGAAGAAGGCGCCGGCGAAGAAGGTCACCACGACGCGCCAGCCGGTCGGCTCTAAGCTGGTGAAGAAGTGAGTGGCGATCATGGCAGCTGTCGCTGCGTCACCTTCTCTCGTTTGCTCTTGCGGTTGACCATGcacgtgtgtggtgtgggggggggtggggactgTGCTAGCCGCTGCAGGCTTTGCTGGTTTTTCTTCTCGTGTTTATTTCTCATTTGAAAGGCAGAACAAAAGGAGCGAAACCGGAAAGGAGCGCACGGCGCGAGAGGAACAACAGACatctgctggtgctgcgggCTAGTGGCGACACGCCAGCCAGGGTTTGGTGGACGCGTCTGAGTGCGCATGTCTTCCAATCGCAGCGACTGCCTCTTCTGCTCTTCGAAGGAGGGGCGCTCGTGctggcagcggaggaggaatGGGATGCCATGGGAGATGCTTCCCTTACCGCGGATCTACCTCCTCACCTCGTGGCAGCTGTgtgccgtgtgcgctggGTCCTCTTGCAAGCACTTCACGCGTGCACTTGCTACGGCGCTCGCCCTTCTCCTTTACATGGCTATCTCAACGCACGCGGCACCTTCTTATGATTCCACCTGACGTCGCGTGCTTGATTGTGTTTGTGCACCACGCCTCTATCATCCTCTGCTTGAATCTTCCTCACACGCCGGGTCCACACAACACAACGTGTCTTGCTTACCTACTCTCTCCCCACAATCATACGCGCACCGCTGACGCGTCGACCCTTTCTTTGTCAACTCAACACTCCGACACAAACACCAAAGGTCCTCTGACTGCTTCACCATGGGCTTCTTTGACGCTGACCTCAGCTACCCCACTGTGCGCACGGAGCGCATGAAGCACAAGCGCCGTCGCCTTGTGCAGGGCCCGAACTCGTACTTCATGGACGTGAGCtgcccgcgctgccgccaggTGACTGTGGTGTACAGCCACGCCACCACGTCGGTGGAGTGCAAGGGGTGCTCCAAGAAGCTCTGCCGTCCCACTGGTGGTAAGGCGCTGCTCGTGGAGGGCTGCGGGTACCGCCGCAAGCCAGACCACTAGTGCCGTTAAGCAGGAGCGGTGTATCTGCTGCTCATTACATTAATggcgccccccctcccccaggACTGCACCCGTTGGTATGTCATTGCTTTCGTGATTTGTCTTGCTTCTATTTCAAAAATAAAAAAATAAAAACTAAGCCGAACGCAACAGAGCGAAtcgtcctctctcctccccgaTGAACGCAGGACGGTGCTGCATTGGTGCCatgcgcggcgacggcgtccgAGATATGGGAGGGTGGGTGAGCGGAGCCGCCTCAAAAAGAAGGCAGCACTGTGGGAGACGTGATGAGAGGAAAGAGGTACGTGATGGTGTAGGAGACACATACGAGTGTCTCGGCATCGCCTCAccttcttctcttcctcctttcCCATCAATCTATTgagaaaaagggggtggTTGGGGGCGTCGATAGTGGCGGAGTATCCACTGCTACCTAatgcgcgtgtgccaccTCGCCCTCCCTTCAACCTGCTCGTCTCTCCTTTCTTTGACTGCCGGCCGAACGCGCTGCTAAACCTCGTCTCCTCTTTCTTCCCACCATGTGcactttcctttttttttctgtctgACGTGCCACCGCATTTCTCCGCCCCGCACACGAAATTCCGCGCACGGCTAAACCAATAAAACGCACAAAAAACGTCAGTAGGCTTTTCGAGCTTCTGTGTGAGCACCACCATGTCCAAGATCGCCCCGCAAACCCTGATGGAGGCCATCCAGGCCGTCCTGAAGGTGGACAAGGAGCGCAAGTTCAAGGAGAGCGTCGATCTCCAGGTCAACCTGAAGAACTACGACCCCCAGAAGGACAAGCGTTTCTCTGGTTCCCTGAAGCTTCCGAACATGTGCCGCCCgcgcatgacggtgtgcttGCTGTGCGACCTCGTGCACGAGGATATCGCCAAGAAGGACGGTGTCCCGACCATGAAccaggaggagctgaagaagcTCAACAAGAACAAGAAGCTGGTGAAGAAGATGTGCAACCAGTACGACGCCTTCCTGTGCTCTGAGTCGATCATCAAGACTGTGCCGCGTCTGGTGGGCCCGCACATGCACCGTATGGGCAAGTTTCCGACGGTGTGCTCGCCCAGCGAGTCCCTCACAGAGAAGGTCGTGGAGCTGCGCTCGACCGTGAAGTTCCAGCTGAAGAAGGTGCTGTGCCTCGGCACCTGCGTCGGGCACATGGAGATGAGcgaggagcagctccgccagaACGTCACGATGGCGATCAACTTCCtcgtgtcgctgctgaagaaGAACTGGCAGAACCTGAAGTCGGCGTACATCAAGTCGACGATGGGCAAGCCGCAGCGCATCTACTAGGCACTTTCGAtgctctctcttctcttcacTAGCATGCTTGTGTCttgtgtgcgtacgtgtgtgaGGAGGTGAGGGCTGCTTCTGTGGACCACGTATGACTATGCTTGTGTGACGGCGGCTGGTATCACCAGCGCCGCTTtctcacgcgcacgcactctctcctccacctccgtcgccggGGCAGGACTCGTACAGCCTTTGTTCTGATTTCCTTTTGTTCTCATTTCCTCGATTTCCATTCAACCCCCCAAAAGAAAGACGAACACGCATAGGAAGAGCGAAAGGGAGAGCCCGACGGGCCCTCTGGGGCAGCGATGGGCAAGGGCCACTTATCCGTAAGACTGGTGGAAGGTGAAGAGAGACTTGTGGGAGAGAACGGGGGAGAGTGAAGTTGTGAGTGCCTCCGCTTCTCTTCcgtccccttctcctcttcgcaGGGTTCCTCCCTCCCGTGTGCGTGATTTCGCTTTAACGGCAAAGCGCTTCCTCCCCGTTTTCTGCGTGTTGGGGGGACTGCCAGTCGGCACGCCGCCACATGCCAGCACCCCGAGTTTGTGCATCCGCGCATGAGTTTCGGCGGTGGGGTGGATgttgggtgggtgggcacACATTCACTGGAGGGCTCGAGAGGGGAAAGTGTGGCCACAAAACAGTCCGTACCAAGCGCGCGTGTCGGCGCCTGCTTTTCACATTTTCTCCTTCTTCTCATCCCACTTTCGCCTCTTCGCCCCTTGCTATTGCACCCTCACATGCCCCACACAAAACACTCATGCACATCGGCACCACACTCGCTCTCTTCTGCACCAATGTTACTCGCCGTTCTCTTATATTATCATTCTTTGGCTGGCTATCCCTAACCCCCCCACTGTCACGCACGTTTCTCCGCTACCGGAACGAGGAAGCAACTCACGACTGTTTTCGTAGCTTCAATCAACACACTACAGAATGCCGATCACGCAGGAACAGCTGAAGCGCCGCGCCGAGATGGTGCGCACGGGTGGGAAGGGTTCCATGCGCCGCACCACCAAGGCCCACCACAAGAGCACTGGCGATGACAAGAAGGTTCAGGTCACCCTCCGCCGCCTGGGCGTCACCCCCTTCAGCGATATCGACGAGGCCGTGTTCTACCGCCAGGACGGCAGCGCCTACTACTTCTCCAAGCCGAAGGTGCAGGCCTCCATGCAGACGCAGTGCTTCGTGGTGTCGGGTGACTACGATGTCAAGTccgccgaggaggtggaTGCAAAGAAGGACTAAGTTATCAAGGCTTCTCCGCGCCGCTCAGCTTCTCAGACACCGTTGTGAgccctctcttttctctcccctccacaAGCCGCCGCTGACCTctcccgctgccgcaccgttGCTTCATCCAAGAGGCGAAGGACAGtcgggagggagagggtagCCGTAAGAGTTGGCGGGTAGAGAAGATGAGGCGCCACACAGCTGGTGGGAAAGGGTGAGCAAAGATAAAggcgggaggaggcagaCAGACCGCACGTCTGTTCTTCTCGAAACACCTGTTGTTTCGACCCTCCCCGAGTCACTCGCTGCCCATCGTTTCTTCTCGTTGTGACGTGCGAACGTTTATCttctttctttcttttctcgTCGCTCATTTACCTGAATACACATGCAGTAGCACAAcaacgcgtgcacacacgcgcgcccgcacgcacaaggaCGCATgctggggagagggggggcgaCAGTGATTGTCGTCATGGATTGTAGTAGTAGCAAGGGGTGGGCATTATTGAGACTCCCTAGTTTTCTAGCGTCTCCCCCTGAAAGCTGCTTCTgttcctcccctctctcccatcACGAGCGTGCGAAGTGACTGTGCGGCTCTCTCAGCGGATTTACGGGGCCGCGGAGTTTTTATAGGGGTTTAGGGTAGGTGGAACTGTTGCAGCAGGCGTGGTGtcgcctctctctgttcCCCTCCGCttttctctttctcctctcGTGCATGGCGGGTGTGTGGTGACGTCATTGGTGTCTTTGGCCGCTGGCGAGTTgaagcgacacacacacacacacacacacacacatacgcgagtgcgagagaggagcaggagaagcagagaggaCGACAGTGCAGTTTCTGCTTAAGCAATGGCGGCGGTTCTCCCCCCATTTCCCCCCCCTCTAAGtcacacacacctacacacacgtgcgtgtgagtCCGATGAATACTCGCTCTCACTGTTACCGCTTCCTCGATGCCCTTCGTCCTTACCTCTCcgttgcccccctccccctcgctcaTACATCCACGTGACGTATTTACTACTCACACAGCACCACACACCTATCAAAACTTAGAGTTTCTCTCCTACTCCCTGCGTTCCTCGTATTGCCGTGTTTCCGTCCTCCCTCAGGCATTCTGCGCCTCCGGTGTTTTGGATATCTACCGCTCTTTTCTCTCACCCTTTCGTAGGGCGCAGCCGGCTTGTCGCCGCTTCCTGTgtctcctctcgctctctctcggcgTCCCGCTCGTCTTTTTTACATATATTTTTCCACTGTTGCTTTAGAAGCAGGAGAGGAACGTGCGACGGAGTCAGACCAACGCGAAAGACCCTCCCCACCCAAATAAACAGAAGGGCAGCACGTGCTCGCAGCTacctctcactctctcgtTTCTCCAGCTTTGTCGACTCGTGCGTGTTactgttctctctccctgtgcgACGTACACCAGCCAGTCCATCTGAAGAAACACAGGAGtcgctcacacgcacgcgcacaaggaGGAAGCTTAGGGCAATTATCGCGCCGTTCACGGCGCCTGTGAGCGAGCAAGAAGACATCGAATTCCGTCCGAGTGTAGCGTCGTCCTAGTGTCGTTcatcgcgtgcgcgcgccttgccATATCTGCTGCTTacaattttttttttcgtgtgtgctTCGTTTCTcgttgcagcggcgctcgcgtTCGCACGCCGCGTTGGGCCTCcgtctgttttttttctcgacGCATCTTCGTATTTTGTGCGAGTGTTGCAGAGAAAACGTCAAAATGGACGCTATCAAGACGTACACGTACAAGTCCGGGGCCGTCTACGAGGGCACCTTCGACGGCAACATGCGCTCCGGCCGCGGTCACTGGACTCATCCGCAGGGAGAGAGATACGAGGGTGAGTACAAGGACAACAAGCAGAACGGCCTCGGCGTCTACATCTTCTCCGAGACGGGCAAGAAATACCTCGGCAACTGGGAGGCTGGGCAGATGAACGGTGAGGGGCTGTACTTCTTCAACCTCGACTGCACCGCTTACTACTTCGGAAACTACACCAAGGACAAGAAGGATGGCGATGGCCATTACATGTACGAGACTGGCGTTATGACGACGCAGAAGTGGAACATgggcgcgctgctgaaggaggaggagacgccGCCGTCCGAGATCGTGGAGTGTGCGGTGAAGATAAAGGAGCTGATGGACGCTGtgcgcgcggtggcgccaaaGGAGTTGGGCGAtatgccgccaccgtcggaGGTGCGCACGTTTCAATTCCCGTCCGGCGCCACGTACACGGGTCAGTATTTTGGCACCAAAAAGCATGGCCGTGGCTACTGGCTGCACCCGGAGGGCGACAGCTACGAGGGTCAGTTCGATAACAACCACCACAGCGGCTGGGGTGTCTATGTGAttggccgcagcggcaagaaATACGTGGGCCACTGGCGTAACGGCAAGATGAATGGTATCGGCGTATACTTCTTCAACCCGCAGGAGACAGAGTACTACGTAGGCCTGTACCGCGACGACGTGAAGAACGGCCGTGGCATGTACCACTTCGCGGAGAGCGGCGCTAGCATGGTTCAGATGTGGGAAAACGGCGTGCTGCGACAGGAGATGGAGGCCGACAAGGCCACTGAGAAGGCGTACGAGGCGGCTATTCGAAGGATCGTAGAAGTAGTGAAGCCCTACGCGCCCAACTACGAGCCGGTGACATTCGGGTTCTGATACTATGTCCTTCAAAGGTGTGCGAGTGGAGACAAGTGGACAGAAGACTCGAAGAGAAAAGCAGGAGGTGAGGGGGCCGAGGAAGATACTTCTGTTgttccctcttcttccttcttGGACCCACAAGGCACACCGCAGCAGAGCTGGCGTTTCCTCCTCTGCATCTCTTCTTTTGTGCCTCCCCCCCGCCCTTCCCCCATCGATGTGTCCTCGTGTGGATCTCCGGCATCGAAATCGGACTTGGTGCCGGGTAAGCTGCCTCAGTGCGTctttgcccctcccctccctccttcagGCCGCTTTCGTCTCTCCTTGAGGCATCGCACTGCTGCATAGCGGAGGGGCGCCTCTGTGCGCGTAACAGTCCAGAAAATGGCGCAggtcccctctctctgtcttgtGTTCCCTTtgtccctcctctcctctcctctttcccccAAAAGAAATGAAAACGGGTGTCGTCTCGAccgtgcatgcgtgcatgtgtgtgcggctgcgttTCTCGGCTATTTGGTGCTCCCGTATTCATGTGGTGAGGGGAGGTCGCGGGTGTACGTGTGTATGTTGGGGTGAATGTGTGCCTCTTGATGGGAGGCGTGTGCACCTGTGTGCGCCACCAGAGGTCTATGTGTGgttttctcctcctctttttcaGGCCGCATGTCTTGCAGATTTCCATTCCGTCTTCTCCCCTGAGGGTGCGCATGAATCGCCGTCCACACATTCACGAGACAGTTCATGTTTCCCTCCTTCCTCATCTCGTGGCGCGCGCTCGGGTCGAAGAGCGGACACGAGCGCCACCAACAGCAAAGAGCgtgtcggcgtgtgtgtgtgtggggggggcgtgcttttttttcgtagACGTCTTTGTTGTTGGCTCACATTAATCAGCGCCTGTGTGCAGTGCCCAGTGTTGTGTGGACTACGACAAGAAAGGCtgtcagagagagaggcgagtATTGTTGCAGATGGGTGTTCCTATCGATTTTTTACGGCGCCAGAGCATCTCTTCAATAGGGCGTAAAAGGAGAGACAGTGGTCCGCATAACAAACAACAGAAACGGCGACGGGAACTTCACAAGAGCCCGCGAGGCACCAAGTATGCAACTGCTGCAGGGGCTCCGAGCACTCGTAAAGGGGTGGAGAAGGGGTACCGTTTGTGTAACGCGCGGAGTTAGAGGTGAGGCGACGTGG
It encodes:
- a CDS encoding putative 60S ribosomal protein L10a, producing MSKIAPQTLMEAIQAVLKVDKERKFKESVDLQVNLKNYDPQKDKRFSGSLKLPNMCRPRMTVCLLCDLVHEDIAKKDGVPTMNQEELKKLNKNKKLVKKMCNQYDAFLCSESIIKTVPRLVGPHMHRMGKFPTVCSPSESLTEKVVELRSTVKFQLKKVLCLGTCVGHMEMSEEQLRQNVTMAINFLVSLLKKNWQNLKSAYIKSTMGKPQRIY
- a CDS encoding putative 40S ribosomal protein S27-1, whose protein sequence is MGFFDADLSYPTVRTERMKHKRRRLVQGPNSYFMDVSCPRCRQVTVVYSHATTSVECKGCSKKLCRPTGGKALLVEGCGYRRKPDH
- a CDS encoding putative 60S ribosomal protein L34; this translates as MSCPRVQYRRRMHYATRGNRMKMVRTPGNKLVMQKRSKRSQGIHTPWVLGHKRLGGTKALRHIDARLASRHEKSVSRAYGGVLSHDQVRDRVVRAFLVEEQRIVKQALKEHNKMKLSHKRTANKKKSKQSKKEAITKKISTKTVSKKKAPAKKVTTTRQPVGSKLVKK
- a CDS encoding putative basic transcription factor 3a — translated: MPITQEQLKRRAEMVRTGGKGSMRRTTKAHHKSTGDDKKVQVTLRRLGVTPFSDIDEAVFYRQDGSAYYFSKPKVQASMQTQCFVVSGDYDVKSAEEVDAKKD